One Bifidobacterium angulatum DSM 20098 = JCM 7096 DNA window includes the following coding sequences:
- the pheT gene encoding phenylalanine--tRNA ligase subunit beta — MPMVDIDWLKSHVEVPADLTYEQLAKDLVKVGLEEEEIHSSQVTGPIVVGYVVDATPEPQKNGKIINWCHVDVGDEYNEVDENGNKVPRGIICGAPNMAAGEKVVVTLPGAVLPGDFKIEPRKTYGHISNGMCASERELGLGDNHDGIILLRNYGFTEEEYEALKPGDDAMHLLHLDQPLLEINITPDRGYTLSYRGVAREYHHSTGAKFTDPVIALNKKVPTPASALPDVKPDIEVQIDDNNPIHGVPGCDRYYARIVRGFDPAARTPNWMRRRLTRCGMRSISLAVDATNYVMMDLGQPMHAYDLDKIEGPIVVRRANEGEKLVTLDGKEHELSTEDLLITDSPNGNRSSRILGIAGVMGGLYGEVTAETKNVLLEAAHFDQVSIARSARRHKIPSEASRRFERGVDYALQPAAAQMCADLLAEYGGGTPSDTPNDVNNTKHRRAIQFPTSEVARVAGLDTDVNTISKILTDIGCTVAGGGNGEFSVTAPTWRPDLNEPCDLVEEVARLVGYDEIPVRVPAAPVKGKVGLTADQLRRRRVADELAEYGLVEALSYPFVGDEDYKAFGYDAEATKKVSVEIANPLYGDRPFLRRHVLPTLAATVQRNIRRGLENVSLYELGHVYLWNPDAPSIPALPGGVKPTEEQLKALDAGLPDQPDHVAGIFTGLAENTGWMGGKRPVDWSDAVEAVHRIADRLGATIELNQPAAENVPAQWHPGRFAYVDVDGKHIGLVGELHPHVNEALGFPVHSSAFELNMTDLFATLDGKPVQAKPISTFPPVKQDLAFTVDGSVTAAQLEQVVREAAGEDLESIELFDVFTGDQVGEGKKSLAFAVVFRSPGKTLSAEDSEAIRARIVEAAAQLGAQLRA; from the coding sequence ATGCCTATGGTTGATATTGATTGGCTCAAGAGCCACGTCGAAGTCCCGGCGGATCTGACATACGAGCAGCTCGCCAAGGATCTGGTGAAGGTCGGTCTGGAAGAGGAGGAGATTCACTCCAGCCAGGTCACCGGACCGATCGTGGTCGGCTATGTGGTGGACGCCACGCCGGAACCGCAGAAGAACGGCAAGATCATCAACTGGTGCCATGTCGATGTCGGCGACGAATACAACGAGGTCGACGAGAACGGCAACAAGGTGCCGCGCGGCATCATCTGCGGCGCGCCGAACATGGCAGCCGGCGAGAAGGTCGTCGTGACGCTGCCGGGTGCCGTGCTGCCCGGCGATTTCAAGATCGAACCGCGCAAGACCTACGGCCATATCTCCAATGGCATGTGCGCCTCCGAGCGTGAACTCGGCTTGGGCGACAACCATGACGGCATCATTCTGCTGCGCAACTACGGCTTCACCGAAGAGGAATACGAGGCGTTGAAGCCGGGCGATGACGCCATGCATCTGCTGCACCTCGACCAGCCGCTGCTGGAGATCAACATCACCCCGGATCGCGGCTATACGCTGTCGTACCGTGGCGTGGCGCGCGAATATCATCATTCCACCGGTGCCAAGTTCACCGATCCGGTGATTGCGCTGAACAAGAAGGTCCCCACCCCGGCATCCGCACTGCCCGATGTCAAGCCCGACATCGAAGTGCAGATCGATGACAACAATCCGATTCACGGTGTGCCCGGCTGCGACCGCTACTACGCACGCATCGTGCGTGGCTTCGACCCCGCGGCGCGTACCCCGAACTGGATGCGCCGCCGCCTGACCCGTTGCGGTATGCGCTCCATCTCGTTGGCCGTGGACGCGACGAACTATGTGATGATGGATTTGGGCCAGCCGATGCACGCCTACGATCTGGACAAGATCGAAGGCCCGATCGTGGTCCGTCGCGCGAACGAGGGCGAGAAGCTCGTCACGCTCGACGGCAAGGAGCATGAGCTGAGCACCGAGGATCTGCTGATCACCGATTCGCCGAACGGCAATCGTTCCTCCCGTATTCTCGGCATCGCCGGCGTGATGGGCGGTCTGTATGGCGAGGTGACCGCCGAAACCAAGAACGTGCTGTTGGAAGCCGCGCACTTCGACCAGGTATCGATCGCCCGTTCCGCCCGTCGTCACAAGATTCCCTCCGAGGCGTCCCGCCGCTTCGAGCGTGGCGTCGATTACGCCCTGCAGCCCGCTGCGGCACAGATGTGCGCCGATCTGCTGGCCGAATACGGTGGTGGCACCCCCAGCGATACCCCGAACGATGTGAACAACACCAAGCATCGCAGAGCCATCCAGTTCCCGACTTCCGAGGTCGCCCGCGTGGCCGGTCTCGACACCGATGTGAACACCATTTCCAAGATCCTGACCGATATCGGATGCACCGTAGCGGGCGGCGGCAACGGCGAATTCTCCGTCACCGCGCCGACATGGCGTCCGGATCTCAACGAGCCGTGCGATCTGGTCGAGGAAGTCGCGCGACTGGTCGGATACGACGAGATTCCGGTACGTGTGCCCGCGGCTCCGGTCAAGGGCAAGGTCGGTCTGACCGCCGATCAGCTGCGCCGTCGCCGTGTTGCGGACGAGCTGGCCGAATACGGCCTGGTTGAGGCGTTGAGCTACCCGTTCGTCGGCGATGAGGACTACAAGGCGTTCGGCTATGACGCGGAGGCCACTAAGAAGGTCAGCGTCGAGATCGCCAACCCGCTGTATGGCGACCGTCCCTTCCTGCGCCGTCATGTGCTGCCCACGCTGGCAGCCACCGTGCAGCGCAATATCCGCCGTGGCCTCGAGAACGTAAGTTTGTACGAACTCGGCCATGTCTACCTGTGGAATCCGGACGCGCCCTCCATCCCGGCCCTGCCCGGCGGCGTGAAGCCCACCGAGGAGCAGCTCAAGGCTCTCGACGCGGGTCTGCCCGACCAGCCCGACCATGTTGCCGGCATCTTTACCGGCCTTGCGGAGAACACCGGCTGGATGGGCGGCAAGCGCCCGGTCGATTGGTCCGACGCCGTTGAGGCGGTGCACCGCATCGCCGACCGTCTTGGCGCCACGATCGAGCTGAACCAGCCGGCAGCCGAAAACGTTCCCGCACAGTGGCATCCGGGTCGCTTCGCCTACGTGGATGTCGACGGTAAGCATATCGGTCTGGTCGGCGAGCTGCACCCGCATGTGAACGAGGCCCTGGGCTTCCCGGTGCACTCCAGCGCATTCGAGCTGAATATGACTGATCTGTTTGCCACGCTTGACGGCAAGCCGGTGCAGGCCAAGCCGATCTCCACGTTCCCGCCGGTCAAGCAGGATCTTGCGTTCACGGTAGACGGTTCCGTGACCGCCGCCCAGCTTGAGCAGGTGGTGCGTGAGGCTGCCGGCGAGGATCTGGAATCCATCGAGCTGTTCGACGTGTTCACCGGCGATCAGGTGGGTGAGGGCAAGAAGTCGCTCGCCTTCGCCGTGGTGTTCCGTTCGCCGGGCAAGACGCTGAGCGCCGAAGACAGCGAGGCCATTCGCGCCCGCATTGTCGAGGCGGCCGCTCAGCTGGGAGCGCAACTGCGCGCCTGA
- a CDS encoding DUF4190 domain-containing protein, whose protein sequence is MDDHQQPEYGQTKQPQYGAMSGQYPGYDPYLYGRPEPEQPANGGDAAQNQAQQNPMGGQPYAGQPTNAQNGQPYAGQQGQPYNPYAQPNQYNPYGNQPQSNMPRIQYLNPDDPAQNPFYGHWDSYAIVAFICSLVFSVPVLPAVIGGLSLVRTKRLHMKGRGLAIAAIIINVLTTLLQAYLLIRGIGVNDLYAQMFNMYSGGGNGGGAGDGSISA, encoded by the coding sequence ATGGACGACCATCAGCAGCCTGAGTACGGGCAGACCAAGCAGCCGCAATACGGTGCCATGTCCGGGCAGTATCCGGGCTACGACCCGTATCTGTACGGCAGGCCTGAGCCGGAGCAGCCGGCGAACGGCGGCGATGCCGCGCAAAACCAGGCGCAGCAGAACCCCATGGGCGGCCAGCCGTATGCCGGCCAGCCGACGAATGCGCAGAATGGCCAGCCGTATGCCGGCCAGCAGGGGCAGCCATATAATCCGTATGCGCAGCCGAATCAATATAATCCATATGGCAATCAGCCGCAGTCGAATATGCCGCGCATACAGTATCTGAACCCCGACGATCCCGCGCAGAACCCGTTCTATGGGCATTGGGATTCGTATGCGATCGTGGCGTTCATCTGTTCGCTCGTCTTCTCCGTTCCGGTGCTTCCCGCGGTTATCGGAGGATTGTCGCTGGTGCGTACCAAGAGACTGCATATGAAAGGGCGCGGTCTTGCCATCGCGGCCATCATCATCAATGTGCTGACCACGCTTCTGCAGGCTTATTTGCTGATCCGAGGCATCGGCGTCAACGACCTGTATGCGCAGATGTTCAATATGTATTCGGGCGGTGGCAATGGCGGCGGCGCCGGCGATGGATCCATCTCCGCGTAG